A DNA window from Engystomops pustulosus chromosome 6, aEngPut4.maternal, whole genome shotgun sequence contains the following coding sequences:
- the LOC140066096 gene encoding uncharacterized protein — MSHSMKHCHSLAGSHNASSHGGIHQPKMSSYVSSHNEGFHISHHGGSDNSSHGGSHMSHQGGSHTSYHEGSHLNHGGSLHTSHHGSNEKSHHGKNHMSHHGGHHTSHHGGHHMSHHGGHHTSHHGGHHMSHHGSHNLSHHGGHHMPHHGSHHMSHHGGNYMPHHESHHMSYHGGHHMSHHGDHNMSHHGGHHMSHHRGHHTSHHKDNHNSHHGGHHTVQYGSNHMTQHGGCHKSHHKGSYHGSHHHMSHHGHYGKTHHGGSHKPHHGSHHKKEVSFSKYVSHGHDNHHGGFKADGLFDVNEKEIMQLLNERLSSYLGEVRSLEMANAKLERKICEWYENNPPKTPPDGTQYFRIIDELQNQIMEGTLENANTMLQIDNARLAAADYRSRYEAELTQSNNAQMDVNNLARVLDGLIEENSELEMQVQSLEEEKNSLQMNSEEEIESLLSQLGARINIELNAAPSIDLNEALSEIREEYENLMERNLREAEDLFLEMSGELSREVASSSQELQSVNTELIELKRCVQALEIDLQSELSLKSALEGTLAETEAIFGSKLAELQCLINNMESELATILSNLERQNYEYKVLMDQKTHLEMEIATYKRLLDGHDIDISEHGMSHGNYDHHVGSYNILKHQSGSYHSSGGHHWGHHSSRHHTGGHISSGGHHKGHNTSGHHSEGPHSSGGHHGGHHPSGHHSGEHHSSCGHHESHNSSGHHSSDQ; from the exons ATGAGCCACAGCATGAAGCATTGCCATTCTTTAGCTGGATCCCATAATGCTAGCTCTCATGGAGGAATCCACCAGCCAAAAATGTCAAGTTATGTCTCCTCCCATAATGAAGGATTCCATATTTCCCATCATGGAGGTTCAGATAATTCTTCTCATGGGGGCTCTCACATGAGCCACCAAGGAGGCTCCCATACATCCTATCATGAAGGTTCCCACTTGAATCATGGTGGAAGTCTTCACACATCTCATCACGGGAGCAATGAAAAGTCTCATCACGGAAAAAATCatatgtcacatcatggaggccATCATACATCACATCATGGAGGCCATCATATGTCTCATCATGGAGGCCATCATACGTCACATCATGGAGGCCATCATATGTCTCATCATGGAAGCCATAATCTGTCTCATCATGGAGGACATCATATGCCTCATCATGGAAGCCATCATATGTCTCACCATGGAGGTAATTACATGCCTCATCATGAAAGTCATCATATGTCTTATCATGGAGGCCATCATATGTCTCACCATGGAGATCATAACATGTCTCATCATGGAGGACATCACATGTCTCATCATAGGGGTCATCATACGTCTCATCATAAAGACAACCACAATTCCCATCATGGAGGACATCACACAGTTCAATATGGGAGTAATCACATGACCCAACATGGAGGATGTCACAAATCTCATCATAAGGGTTCCTATCATGGAAGCCATCATCATATGTCTCATCATGGACATTATGGCAAAACTCACCATGGAGGCTCACACAAACCTCACCACGGTAGCCACCACAAAAAAGAAGTGTCCTTTTCAAAATATGTTAGCCATGGCCACGATAATCATCATGGTGGTTTCAAGGCTGATGGTCTGTTTGATGTAAATGAGAAAGAAATCATGCAGCTTTTGAATGAGCGCCTGTCATCCTATCTGGGTGAAGTTCGATCACTGGAGATGGCAAATGCTAAGCTTGAAAGGAAGATATGTGAATGGTATGAAAATAATCCTCCAAAAACACCTCCTGATGGTACTCAGTACTTCAGAATCATTGATGAACTGCAGAACCAG ATTATGGAAGGTACTCTGGAAAATGCCAATACCATGCTTCAGATTGACAATGCTAGGCTGGCTGCTGCTGACTACCGGAGCAG GTATGAGGCAGAACTTACACAGAGTAACAATGCCCAGATGGATGTAAATAATCTGGCAAGAGTTTTGGATGGACTGATTGAGGAAAACAGTGAGTTGGAGATGCAGGTCCAAAGCCTTGAGGAAGAAAAGAACAGCCTTCAGATGAACAGCGAGGAG GAGATAGAATCTCTTCTCTCACAGCTGGGGGCCAGAATCAATATTGAATTGAACGCCGCTCCATCTATTGACTTAAATGAAGCTTTGTCTGAAATCCGAGAAGAATATGAAAACCTCATGGAAAGAAATCTTAGGGAAGCAGAAGATCTGTTCCTGGAAATG AGTGGGGAACTCAGTCGTGAGGTGGCTTCTAGCTCACAAGAACTTCAGTCTGTTAACACTGAACTCATTGAATTAAAGCGTTGTGTGCAGGCCCTCGAAATTGACCTACAAAGTGAACTGAGCCTG AAATCAGCACTAGAAGGCACGTTGGCAGAAACTGAAGCTATTTTTGGATCAAAGCTTGCCGAATTACAGTGCCTGATCAATAATATGGAATCTGAGCTTGCCACAATCCTATCAAATTTAGAACGCCAGAACTATGAATACAAGGTTCTCATGGACCAGAAAACTCACCTGGAGATGGAAATTGCAACATACAAGCGTTTACTAGATGGCCATGATATTGA TATTTCTGAACATGGGATGTCACATGGGAACTATG ATCACCATGTTGGGAGCTACAACATCTTAAAACACCAAAGTGGATCATATCACTCCTCTGGTGGCCACCATTGGGGTCATCATTCTTCTAGACATCACACTGGCGGACATATCTCCTCTGGTGGCCACCATAAGGGTCACAATACTTCTGGTCACCACAGCGAAGGACCTCACTCCTCTGGTGGCCACCATGGAGGTCACCATCCTTCTGGACACCACAGTGGAGAACATCACTCCTCTTGTGGCCACCATGAAAGTCACAACTCTTCAGGCCATCACTCCTCAGACCAATAA